Proteins found in one Miscanthus floridulus cultivar M001 chromosome 4, ASM1932011v1, whole genome shotgun sequence genomic segment:
- the LOC136552076 gene encoding LOW QUALITY PROTEIN: UDP-glucuronate 4-epimerase 6-like (The sequence of the model RefSeq protein was modified relative to this genomic sequence to represent the inferred CDS: deleted 1 base in 1 codon): MPSGGIIAVDAAAKGMKLERYASGGALLLRRATSAKLVSASSNLLFRATVLATLALVFLFTLHYPSLLSRSFHLSAGGGDGSAGGAHSSSASHRSLLMSSSASASYGGAAWEKEVRRSARPSRDGGISVLVTGAAGFVGTHCSLALKARGNGVLGLDNFNSYYDPSLKRARQALLASRGVVVLDADINDGLLLEKLFDVAAFTHVLHLAAQAGVRYAMEAPQTYVASNVAGLVSVFEVAAKHADPQPAIVWASSSSVYGLNTDAPFSEDHRTDRPASLYAATKKAGEAIAHTYNHIYGLSITGLRFFTVYGPWGRPDMAYFFFARSIVAGEPITLFRAADGSDARRDFTYIDDVVKGCLGALDTAGKSTGSRSGKKSGPAPLRVYNLGNTSPVPVTRMVAILEKLLGKKANKRIVTMPSNGDVPFTHANVSHAAHDFGYRPTTSLEAGLRHFVDWFVNYYKLDTKIAKGARSAAANKPAKKKAAAAMSASS, from the exons ATGCCGTCGGGGGGGATCATTGCGGTGGACGCGGCCGCCAAGGGGATGAAGCTGGAGCGGTACGCCAGCGGGGGCGCGCTGCTGCTGCGTCGGGCGACCAGCGCCAAGCTCGTGTCCGCGTCGTCGAACCTGCTCTTCCGCGCCACCGTGCTCGCCACGCTCGCGCTCGTCTTCCTCTTCACGCTGCACTACCCGTCCCTCCTCTCGCGGTCCTTCCACCtctccgccggcggcggcgacggctcaGCAGGCGGCGCGCACTCCTCCTCCGCCTCGCACCGCAGCCTGCTCATGtcgtcctcggcgtcggcgtcgtaCGGGGGCGCCGCGTGGGAGAAGGAGGTACGGCGGAGCGCCAGGCCGAGCCGGGACGGGGGCATCTCCGTGCTGGTCACCGGCGCGGCGGGCTTCGTGGGCACGCACTGCTCGCTCGCGCTCAAGGCCCGCGGCAACGGCGTGCTCGGCCTCGACAACTTCAACTCCTACTACGACCCGTCGCTGAAGCGCGCGCGGCAGGCGCTCCTGGCCAGCCGGGGCGTCGTCGTGCTCGACGCCGACATCAACGACGGC CTGCTGTTGGAGAAGCTGTTCGACGTCGCGGCGTTCACGCACGTGCTGCACCTGGCCGCGCAGGCCGGGGTGCGGTACGCCATGGAGGCGCCGCAGACGTACGTGGCGTCCaacgtggccgggctcgtcagCGTCTTCGAGGTGGCGGCCAAGCACGCCGACCCGCAGCCGGCCATCGTCTGGGCCTCCTCCTCGTCGGTGTACGGGCTCAACACCGACGCGCCCTTCTCCGAGGACCACCGTACCGACCGCCCGGCGTCGCTGTACGCGGCGACCAAGAAGGCCGGCGAGGCCATCGCGCACACCTACAACCACATCTACGGGCTGTCCATCACCGGACTTCGCTTCTTCACCGTCTACGGTCCCTGGGGACGCCCCGACATGGCCTACTTCTTCTTTGCCCGCAGTATCGTCGCCGGCGAGCCCATCACGCTGTTCCGCGCCGCCGACGGCTCCGACGCGCGCCGCGACTTCACGTACATTGACGACGTCGTCAAGGGCTGCCTCGGCGCGCTCGACACCGCCGGCAAGAGCACCGGCTCCAGGTCCGGCAAGAAGAGCGGGCCCGCGCCGCTCCGCGTCTACAACCTCGGCAACACCTCCCCCGTGCCCGTCACCCGGATGGTCGCCATCCTCGAGAAGCTGCTCGGCAAGAAGGCCAACAAGCGCATCGTCACCATGCCCAGCAACGGCGACGTGCCCTTCACCCACGCCAACGTCAGCCACGCCGCGCACGACTTCGGCTACCGCCCCACCACCTCCCTCGAGGCCGGCCTCCGGCACTTCGTCGACTGGTTCGTCAACTACTACAAGCTCGACACCAAGATCGCCAAGGGCGCCCGCAGCGCCGCCGCCAACAAGCCCGCGAAGAAGAAGGCCGCGGCGGCCATGTCGGCGTCGTCGTGA
- the LOC136548799 gene encoding uncharacterized protein, translated as MKRNGDIASLFQKHEAKKKAAVATATSNPDPIEPVVEEQIHERVVEEIVNPMPPPQPSSLPRVYDTNRLLHDPEIVKKYVLDNAPADESSDISHKEQLALCLRYVDKLGRPCEHFIGVVHVDDTTSLSLKDVIEALLVSHGLTMTQIRGQGYDGASNMKGDIKGLKTLIMQESSSAYYIYCFAHQLQLVLVAVAKGNTDCKTFFDQISILLNIVGVSCKRHDMLRNARLENVKKALDCGEIESRTGLHQEMGLPRPRDTRWGSHYKTVCNIITMYEAIHDVLVDLGDDPAYKDDWTKIHFVTGAFENFEFVFFAYLMYIILGYTNELSECLQRRDQDILNAISLVNVAKKRMQKLRSDGWDNFLEKVTSFCDKHGVEVPAMDGDYVPYGKSARKACAQKQTNDDHFRREVYIGVIDQISQELDNRFDEINIELLSCMPAFSPSKSFASFDA; from the exons ATGAAGAGAAACGGGGACATTGCATCTCTTTTTCAGAAGCATGAAgcaaagaagaaggctgcggtagCTACTGCTACTTCTAATCCTGATCCGATTGAACCTGTGGTGGAAGAGCAGATTCATGAGAGAGTAGTTGAGGAAATTGTAAATCCTATGCCACCTCCACAACCGTCTTCACTGCCACGAGTTTATGACACCAATCGTCTTCTACATGATCCAG AAATAGTGAAGAAGTATGTTTTGGACAATGCTCCAG CTGAtgagtctagtgatatatcacataaagaacaactagctctttgcttgcgttatgttgataaattgggaaggccatgtgagcattttattggagttgttcatgtagatgatactacctcTTTATCACTTAAGGATGTAATTGAAGCTTTACTTGTTAGTCATGGCTTGACTATGACTCAAATCCGTGGTCAAGGATATGATGGGGCTAGCaacatgaaaggagatattaaaggGTTGAAAACATTGATCATGCAAGAATCATCTTCTGCTTATTATATTTATTGTTTTGCTCATCAACTCCAATTGGTTCTTGTTGCTGTTGCCAAGGGAAATACTGATTGCAAAACTTTTTTTGATCAAATATCTATCTTGTTGAATATTGTTGGAGTTTCCTGTAAGCGTCATGACATGCTTAGAAATGCTAGGCTTGAGAATGTCAAGAAAGCACTTGACTGTGGTGAAATTGAATCTAGAACTGGATTACATCAAGAGATGGGTTTGCCTAGGCCTAGAGATACTCGATGGGGATCTCATTACAAAACTGTATGCAACATCATTACTATGTATGAAGCAATCCATGATGTACTAGTTGATCTTGGGGATGATCCTGCATATAAGGATGATTGGACCAAAATACATTTTGTGACCGGAGCATTTGAGAactttgagtttgttttctttgcatacttaatgtatattattcttggatatacaaatgagttatctgagtgtttgcaaagaagggaccaagatattcttaatgcaatatcacttgttaatgtggcaaagaAAAGAATGCAAAAATTGAGGTCTGATGGTTGGGATAATTTTCTTGAGAAGGTCACTTCATTTTGCGAtaaacatggtgttgaagttcCTGCTATGGATGGTGATTATGTTCCTTATGGAAAATCAGCAAGGAAAGCTTGTGCCCAAAAGCAAACCAATGATGACCACTTTAGAAGAGAAGTATAtattggtgtcattgatcaaataAGTCAAGAACTTGATAATCGGTTTGATGAGATTAATATAGAGTTGTTGTCTTGTATGCCGGCCTTCAGTCCTTCCAAGTCATTTGCTTCTTTTGATGCATAG